Proteins from one Stegostoma tigrinum isolate sSteTig4 chromosome 17, sSteTig4.hap1, whole genome shotgun sequence genomic window:
- the LOC125459540 gene encoding transmembrane 7 superfamily member 3-like isoform X1, whose amino-acid sequence MWWCCCVLAAWLLAGGAGISPEAVFRGHVKVPLLEPVSVVLGPNECKCIVVTNISNQTTFVVAQVYTHVQNVTVSLSKHFPADASYTSSSAGVVLMLNPATFYIRAGGEPVTAVLFALSYNALATSRPPLKDPVPGACNTEFILENDPNLHLVYNSYETSVMFAPANLGAPRQLLPPACDVKTDVSTRWRLTYDIYQYFLPETDLSMESLSEGMRKMSSVQKIEQNGIKITTVNSFEQTIIYGNSYVGTGVIYNVIVRDPVWKTSASYIPVSTYACTLSSAGYLCENSDRNFIYVQALCTVLGVYGLILCLIGHRIFEAEFLFFGFLVFGFISFVLASRFTALDFIKRFQITVAAGLLGGVVVTLIRGIFGVPISCVTFVGTVLGFLVAAIIFFTPLANFTVFRNDINFWIIFACVMLLVPMVLILLPRTLNIITCALVGSYAVIITVGVYVYTSLTFIILNIIKRAIYPEFAKVESDAPFQRTDYILTALWIVLFVSGTTLQLILERNRLPFPPCPYDNWKRRRSAAFGERTPLLRQPEI is encoded by the exons GTCATGTTAAAGTTCCTCTTTTGGAGCCTGTTTCAGTTGTTTTGGGGCCTAatgaatgtaaatgcattgtggTTACAAACATTAGTAACCAGACTACCTTTGTGGTTGCTCAAGTATACACTCACGTGCAGAATGTGACAGTATCACTCTCTAAG CACTTTCCTGCAGATGCATCGTATACGAGTTCTAGTGCTGGCGTTGTGCTGATGTTAAACCCGGCAACATTCTACATTCGAGCTGGAGGAGAGCCAGTGACAGCAGTACTGTTTGCCCTGTCCTACAATGCTCTCG CTACATCAAGACCACCTTTAAAAG ATCCCGTACCGGGTGCCTGCAACACTGAATTTATCCTGGAAAATGACCCAAATTTGCACTTGGTGTACAACAGTTATGAAACTTCTGTTATGTTTGCACCAGCTAACTTGGGTGCCCCGAG GCAGTTGCTACCTCCTGCTTGTGATGTGAAGACAGATGTTTCGACACGATGGAGACTGACCTACGATATTTATCAGTATTTTCTACCGGAGACTGACCTCAGCATGGAAAGTTTATCAGAAGGAATGAGGAAAATGTCGTCTGTTCAAAAGATAGAACAGAATGGAATAAAG ATCACCACAGTAAATTCGTTTGAGCAGACAATAATTTATGGAAACTCTTATGTTGGCACTGGAGTGATATACAATGTCATTGTCCGGGACCCTGTTTGGAAAACCTCTGCATCTTATATCCCTGTGTCTACGTATGCCTGCACTTTGTCCTCTGCTGGATACCTCTGTGAGAATTCAG ATAGAAATTTCATCTATGTGCAGGCTCTATGCACAGTACTCGGAGTCTATGGCTTAATACTCTGTTTGATTGGACATAGAATCTTTGAAGCAG aatttcttttctttggatTTTTGGTCTTTGGATTCATAAGCTTTGTGTTGGCATCGCGATTCACTGCACTTGACTTCATCA AGCGGTTCCAAATTACGGTGGCAGCGGGACTGCTAGGTGGTGTGGTAGTGACCCTGATTAGGGGCATTTTTGGTGTTCCCATATCATGTGTAACATTCGTGGGAACGGTGCTGGGATTTCTGGTAGCGGCAATTATTTTCTTTACTCCGCTTG CAAACTTTACTGTATTTCGCAACGACATCAACTTCTGGATTATTTTTGCCTGCGTGATGCTGTTGGTGCCAATGGTTTTGATTCTGCTTCCAAGGACA ttgaaCATCATCACTTGTGCACTGGTTGGATCTTATGCTGTAATTATTACGGTTGGGGTATATGTCTACACCAGCTTGACATTCATAATTCTCAATATTATTAAAAGGGCAATATACCCAGAGTTTGCAAAAGTGGAGAGCGATGCTCCTTTCCAGCGTACTG ATTACATTCTGACTGCTTTATGGATAGTGCTGTTTGTAAGTGGTACGACATTGCAGTTGATTTTGGAAAGAAATAGATTACCTTTTCCACCCTGTCCATATGATAACTGGAAGAGGAGGAGATCTGCTGCCTTTGGAGAACGAACACCTTTGTTAAGGCAGCCTGAAATATGA
- the LOC125459540 gene encoding transmembrane 7 superfamily member 3-like isoform X2: MWWCCCVLAAWLLAGGAGISPEAVFRGHVKVPLLEPVSVVLGPNECKCIVVTNISNQTTFVVAQVYTHVQNVTVSLSKHFPADASYTSSSAGVVLMLNPATFYIRAGGEPVTAVLFALSYNALDPVPGACNTEFILENDPNLHLVYNSYETSVMFAPANLGAPRQLLPPACDVKTDVSTRWRLTYDIYQYFLPETDLSMESLSEGMRKMSSVQKIEQNGIKITTVNSFEQTIIYGNSYVGTGVIYNVIVRDPVWKTSASYIPVSTYACTLSSAGYLCENSDRNFIYVQALCTVLGVYGLILCLIGHRIFEAEFLFFGFLVFGFISFVLASRFTALDFIKRFQITVAAGLLGGVVVTLIRGIFGVPISCVTFVGTVLGFLVAAIIFFTPLANFTVFRNDINFWIIFACVMLLVPMVLILLPRTLNIITCALVGSYAVIITVGVYVYTSLTFIILNIIKRAIYPEFAKVESDAPFQRTDYILTALWIVLFVSGTTLQLILERNRLPFPPCPYDNWKRRRSAAFGERTPLLRQPEI, encoded by the exons GTCATGTTAAAGTTCCTCTTTTGGAGCCTGTTTCAGTTGTTTTGGGGCCTAatgaatgtaaatgcattgtggTTACAAACATTAGTAACCAGACTACCTTTGTGGTTGCTCAAGTATACACTCACGTGCAGAATGTGACAGTATCACTCTCTAAG CACTTTCCTGCAGATGCATCGTATACGAGTTCTAGTGCTGGCGTTGTGCTGATGTTAAACCCGGCAACATTCTACATTCGAGCTGGAGGAGAGCCAGTGACAGCAGTACTGTTTGCCCTGTCCTACAATGCTCTCG ATCCCGTACCGGGTGCCTGCAACACTGAATTTATCCTGGAAAATGACCCAAATTTGCACTTGGTGTACAACAGTTATGAAACTTCTGTTATGTTTGCACCAGCTAACTTGGGTGCCCCGAG GCAGTTGCTACCTCCTGCTTGTGATGTGAAGACAGATGTTTCGACACGATGGAGACTGACCTACGATATTTATCAGTATTTTCTACCGGAGACTGACCTCAGCATGGAAAGTTTATCAGAAGGAATGAGGAAAATGTCGTCTGTTCAAAAGATAGAACAGAATGGAATAAAG ATCACCACAGTAAATTCGTTTGAGCAGACAATAATTTATGGAAACTCTTATGTTGGCACTGGAGTGATATACAATGTCATTGTCCGGGACCCTGTTTGGAAAACCTCTGCATCTTATATCCCTGTGTCTACGTATGCCTGCACTTTGTCCTCTGCTGGATACCTCTGTGAGAATTCAG ATAGAAATTTCATCTATGTGCAGGCTCTATGCACAGTACTCGGAGTCTATGGCTTAATACTCTGTTTGATTGGACATAGAATCTTTGAAGCAG aatttcttttctttggatTTTTGGTCTTTGGATTCATAAGCTTTGTGTTGGCATCGCGATTCACTGCACTTGACTTCATCA AGCGGTTCCAAATTACGGTGGCAGCGGGACTGCTAGGTGGTGTGGTAGTGACCCTGATTAGGGGCATTTTTGGTGTTCCCATATCATGTGTAACATTCGTGGGAACGGTGCTGGGATTTCTGGTAGCGGCAATTATTTTCTTTACTCCGCTTG CAAACTTTACTGTATTTCGCAACGACATCAACTTCTGGATTATTTTTGCCTGCGTGATGCTGTTGGTGCCAATGGTTTTGATTCTGCTTCCAAGGACA ttgaaCATCATCACTTGTGCACTGGTTGGATCTTATGCTGTAATTATTACGGTTGGGGTATATGTCTACACCAGCTTGACATTCATAATTCTCAATATTATTAAAAGGGCAATATACCCAGAGTTTGCAAAAGTGGAGAGCGATGCTCCTTTCCAGCGTACTG ATTACATTCTGACTGCTTTATGGATAGTGCTGTTTGTAAGTGGTACGACATTGCAGTTGATTTTGGAAAGAAATAGATTACCTTTTCCACCCTGTCCATATGATAACTGGAAGAGGAGGAGATCTGCTGCCTTTGGAGAACGAACACCTTTGTTAAGGCAGCCTGAAATATGA